The DNA region acatatacatacatattaaatcatatttaaagCGAAATATTAAGATCAAGAATGAttcagatttaaatttaaacgaagcacaatgaagaagaaattgaagaaTTGTATGTGTACGTTAAGTGttatatattgattatgttgttaCTTCATGGTTGTGTGACATATGAATGTCATATAAAATGTCAATATTTCTCAATAAAAtagttttcaaaaagaaaaaattcttcATTAAGAAAAAGAAATACATAAAAAACAAATTGTGCATAATTCTCATTCTATTTATAATGGTATGAGAACAATTCTAAAGCTTTGTTGACACAATATAATAGATcaattttgtgcattttattgagACATTAAGCCAGTTTCACTTTATTTCCTCCAATATTATCTCGATATATTTCGATGTGACTACGAGATTGTTTTTGTCTCTTTTTTTAGTCAAAGTGTCTAACCAGCtaattcataacatatatgatGGTAACATAGAAAACTACTCGTCAAATAAATTCACTTAGCCAACTATTGAAATTCAAACAAAATTCtacaatatttcatcaaattaattttgactaTCATAAAATGCTCATGAAATCTAAATGGTTATATTATTAGATGTGATATTGAATAAGACAAATACTTTgacatatatttgaatgatatctcatatgcatatcttaattacattattcgtatctcttctcaagatttttaaaatacaataattaattttgtatatcgttctacaagatataaaatattataaaacaaaatataaactcgatagaagaaaatttgttttgtttcaatGAATAATACAATATTATGTTCTAAACGCAACAAATGAGATTGAAACTATATCATCTTTATGACATGATGCACGCAATCATTATTTCAAAGCTTTCAAAAAATGACGATCAATATGACTTTCTTGAATTGCGTCAAATTAAATGAGgacacaattttaaaatatagacatttgaagagatttcaagtaTTTTTCTCACAATGATTGAGAAATGgttgttaaaaatttattaaccttatagctatatgtttataatattgatactaaatatataaaaatgatatcaCAAATATCACAATATTTGACGAAGGTGCAACACCATTCATTGATTTTATTGTTGAAGAATATATAAGTTATACATACTTTTAGTCACAGTGAAAACTTATTGCGAGTAAAAGCATTTTTTCTTAGGATTTATAGTTGATGATTGTCAAAAGCtgaaaaatcatttaacaacAAAAAAGATAGTCGGAAAAATAAGATTATCAgataaaaacaatgtagaaaaccGAAAAAATGTCGTGATAAAGAAGCAAACTATGAGCATGTCAGATCCCGGATAAGGATtgtaaataacataatatatgttAAAGACGATCAGATACTTGCTGAGCATACCAAAATAGTTATATGCATATTATAACAAACTACGACAAAGAGTTGTTGAGTTCTCAAAATCAACCAAGAAGCATATTGGAAAGTGTTTCGAGTGGATAAGATAATTTATCTTATTCATATACCGTCTATggtcatgattttttattttttatggctTTGTTTGTTTCAGTTGATAAATGTTATTAGCcatgttttaattcatttaaatattatcaaaatttcgtaCATATATTTTCAACAGTTTAGGTTTttacgtgcaacgcacgtgcatTTTTCtagtattaaataaaaatatcaatttgaATATTTTTGTTAATAATTGATTAAGCTCGATTTTCTCTCAAGTCCGGTTTGAACAATTTAAAGAATATTAATAAAGTTTTGGATTTCGTtgaatttgaaaaaattaaatagTGAGCATTAATTAACTAGTTTGACGAAGTATTCTATGGAGCTTCAATAATCTTGAGTCACAATGGGCATTTATATATTAACCGCAGTGAGTTGTCATCAAAGTTGATGGTCATAAGATGTTAttcaacaaattaataaaaccAAATGATATTGACGACACTGAAttatttattctcaaatattttatatttatgatgatgataatGAATGGTTTATTCTCGAATACTTATGTAGTCCATAAGATTTTGTTACCCATGTCACTCACAATTCATCAGCATAAAATAACCTTCTCGAAATTGAAGTTAATCAAAAAATATTTGTAATCAACAATGTCATATGAAAGACTAAATGAGCTAGCAGTGTTGTAGAATGATAAAGAAATAATCCGACAACTGGACTATACCGGTTTGTCCACAATAAAAGGTCATGTTTTACTTTTCGGCTCAGGTTCCATCGAACACATGTAGGACTCTGCTTTTGATATCCTTCAATCTCATGCAAAATCCTGTACTGAAGGAGATTTAAGTTGATTCACTGTGCCAATCGACGCTATAGCAGTTACACACTGGTTCATCTTTGAGACTCTGAAAGAGAGAGCATGCATGCATGCTTCAAGGATCCAAGATATGGATATATTAGTATCGATATATGCTCACAACTCTGCAATTTTAGTCACTTTACAAGAACTACTGTAAGGTACTACCGCAGCATCGTATGTTTGGAACTGCTTATTACTATCGGTATACCTTTTCCAGTGTATAATCAATCAATACACCATAAAATCTCCAATTGTTTGCATTTCTAACGAAGGGAGGACTTATGCGTCGCCCTAGAGTTTATAACCCGTGGTTGAGTTCTTGTTAGCATTAGGACAAtgttatagtttattttttagGTTCTATCTTTGAGTTAGAAACTAACCAATCAATCACATGGATATGATACTCTGTCCGTGATGCGATTATTATGTCAGATCTTGGAATTataatcttaaatattttaaaaagttaCATTTCTTTCCCAATTTAttaggaaaaaaataatatcttAAACAGTGTTTTAAAAAACCCGCTTAAGCTTGAAGCTCGACAAAAACGTCCCGCTTCGGAGAAAAGCGAAAAAAACGGTTAAATTATAGTTTGATCGAATTAAACGTAATGAAAGCGTTTAATTAAGTGTGCTTAAGCACAATTAATCGCATCtacttatttttaaatttttttattttgaaggtatgtttttgtattttaaaataataaaataagtttataatttagatttttattttttaattttaattatgattaagcatgtctgataatgatttgacaaatatttaacattttttaatGTGATTTAgttgcaaaaataaataaagatttgtaattttgagatttttatgcttttataaatatgagaattaatgcatcagacttaaatttatcatatttatgcattcttttatctatttattggtTTGATATAATTACAATtatactaaaaataattttttttttcacgcTTAAGCATGTGTTAATCTCGCTTAAACTTGAAAAGCTTGGAGCTCGACATTCGCACTTCAGAACGCTTCACGCTTTTTAGAACCTGATCCTAAATATTGGTTTCTAAACATTCTTGATTAACATGTCCCCATGTGTTCGTTCCAATCAGATTATGATGTTTTCCACTAATATTGCAGTGAACCCatttcatatcaaatctttaccaaacctaaaTACATGATTTCGGTTACACCTACCTATAGTTCATTTTTTTTCCGGATACATAGATAAAACACATAATTATACGAGCCAAGAAATTATAATTAACAATGCATTGATTTCTCCCTTTTTAGTGAACAAAGAAAAGAGAGAGAAGTAGCAAaaggtggaaaatatttttttgaaaatttaatgataaaaaaatgagCCAGAATGAGTAATTAATCattgatttaaataaattgattatttaaaatattgtaaTCTATCTAGTCGCATAccatataaatattatttgtgttacatataaaataaaataaaatttgatattgacataaattttttatttaaagtacTATTTACGCATATAAGAGGAAGTACACTTTACAGGAAGGAAAATTAGATCCAAACAAAGCCTTAAAGGACTTTCTCCACAGAAGAAAGAGAGACTGAGACTCAGaccatataatatcatattgTACTTTGTTTGTTTGGCACATCCACGATGATGATTCCAAAGTCTGTAGAAGATGGGACCCGCTGGATAGGATGTACGGTCCCACGTTTCAGCTAGTTTCAGGAGGTCCCACCTACCATCTCCGCACTTTCATCTGTCGCGCTCGGCAGTCAGGAGCACACATCACATACATTGACTGGCGTCGGCTGGACACCCCCTTTTGTTTACATTCGCAAATCACGCGTTTGGTAGTGATAAAGTTCTCTTCTTTCTTGAGTTGTGTTGGTGTATATTTGTATGATTAGTTTCTGTCAATTGCAACTTCTGTTTCTGGGAGGAAAAGGTGACAGCTTAGTAATGGGTGGTGGGATTTTTCAAAGTGGAGTTAGATTAGCAAAAGGGAGAGAGATTGAAGCCAAAAGTTGTGCAgcattttttttcatttgtcaTTAGTATTTTATCTCTATTCTTAGTGATAGTTGAGACGACCTTCTAAGATTTATACAGACCAAAGTTTTTACCTTTCTCTCAGTCTCAGGTCTGTTTCTCTGCTCGATATTTTCATCTAATGGTGTCATTTATGAGAGAACATGCATTTCTTTGCCTGTGGTTCCTTTTTGAAGGTTAGGTTCATGTCATGGATGAAGTTGTAAAACTTGAACTACCATCATCCAGAGTAATCCGTTTTGTCAAATTTTTAGCCTTTgtctttatgttttttttttagcttttttttttgtttttgtttacgAGTTTCTACTTCAAATATTAGTATGCTGATACTTATGATGCTTTTCCAGCTTTAACTCCGTAAGCTTCAACTCTGTATAACCTTTTGTGTTGTATTTGCTTATGCTGAACCTTCTTTTGAAGGCTCTTCATGGTTCAGCTATGACTTGCATATAATTTCTAGACGCAGAAATACATGGCTGATTTTGATAAAAAAGTTGAGGTTTGTGAAGCTAGTTCATTGCCTGAAAGTAAAGAGATCACAAGTAACGATACTGTTGGGGCCAGTGATAACCCGGAATAGATTATGTAGGCAGCAGTGAATCACAAGATTCGATCTTTAAGTCATTAAGAACATCTGGTGGAAATGCTTTTGAGTCGGCCTTTAATTCCAGTAAATATGGACCAAATCTCATCTTTCATGGTAAGGAACGATTACTTGAAGCTGGTAAGCAATCATCAGGAGAAAGAATGACAGTTTCTGAAATATCAGTAGAAAGTGAAAAAATATCGGTGAAAGGCAAATCATCAGATGCATATCCTGTAGTGATTGGTGAAGGTGCAAATGGCAATGAATCTTCAGAGACATCGATGACAAGACTGAGCAAAGATGGTGTCGACAAACTGGATTCTGCTGCTACTGTATTTGATCTGAATGAAGACATCAATGAAGATGGAACATGCGAGTTTATTCAGCCTGATGTTGAAACTGTATCGTCTTGCAGTGTAATAAAAGTGGTGGCAAAAGCTGGGATTCCTAGGGGACTACCCACGACGCCATTGAAGTTTGAAGGTGGACGGAATTGGAAAAATTCTGCAGAAATGAGTGCTTTCCGTTCAGTTCCTCTTTCCAAAAGGTTTTCGAGTGAATCATACTCCAAAAAACGGTATAGCCCACGAGGTTTTACTGGGATTGACCTCAATGTCGCTGCTGTAGAAGAACATTCTTCCAATTTACAAGAACATTTTTGTTCAGATGTAGGTTCAAAACGAGCCAAGAGTCTCAGCGATGATCTCCATTTTCTTCATGACGATGCCAATGGCTTGAGCTTGAATACTTACACATGTAAAGAAGAGACATCCAAGAATTTTCAGTGGCTATGCCAAGATCATGAACCATTGGGAAACAAGACTTCAGATCATTCTACAAATCATGGAGATCGAGAGATTGATTTCATTAGCCGTGCCTCTTTGACAGATTCGAGTACTATGCAGCAGGAGCGGGATGCAAATCAGACTCACTCCAAACAGTTCCTGGTTGCAGCCAAAAATGCCCTACAGCCAATGGAACTGCTGCAGAGAGTTGCTCCATGGCAGCCAAAATTGCCGTACATATCATGTACTTTACCCCCTCAAAACCATTTCTTACCATTTTCCCAAAATCATGTACCATATAGCTATTACTTTCAAGAGCATGGCGATCTCGTGCAGATCATTAATGGACCGAACACGAGAAATAGAGCAATCCCTATCCCTACTGTCGATGCCAAAGCTAAGCGAAGCATACCAACTAGTGGAATCAGAATGGTTGAAGCTGCACCATTGATGTTTCTTATGGGAAAACCGGCAGATGAACATCTTTagtctataaatcaagaaacTTGGTATGCAACATTGGCGAAAGGAAGGAACCAGGAGGGATAAACTATCACCAGCTTGGCTACAGACAGGACATTTAATTGTGCATGCATCGATTCAACGTTTTACTACTTGCAACGAGCTTACTAGGAGGCCTGAATTGCACCAAATGTATAGATGCGCACTTCACGTTAGTCCTTTTGTTCTACCTCGTTGGTTTTGTTATCAGAACACTGATTGGTTCATGCCTATATTTCATTTCTGATTACAGTTATAAAATTTCCTAATTATTGAAACACCGAAGATTTGAGCTTCTTACTTAGTTAAGAATGGATATAACCACTGTTCAATCCATGTAAAATTTCGATAGAATCATCTAGTCAATCATGGATCTAaatatgatcatgaaaaatcatTTTGGTTTTGCTCAAGCTTTATGCTTTTACATAATTCATACTA from Primulina tabacum isolate GXHZ01 chromosome 14, ASM2559414v2, whole genome shotgun sequence includes:
- the LOC142525261 gene encoding uncharacterized protein LOC142525261, with amino-acid sequence MTVSEISVESEKISVKGKSSDAYPVVIGEGANGNESSETSMTRLSKDGVDKLDSAATVFDLNEDINEDGTCEFIQPDVETVSSCSVIKVVAKAGIPRGLPTTPLKFEGGRNWKNSAEMSAFRSVPLSKRFSSESYSKKRYSPRGFTGIDLNVAAVEEHSSNLQEHFCSDVGSKRAKSLSDDLHFLHDDANGLSLNTYTCKEETSKNFQWLCQDHEPLGNKTSDHSTNHGDREIDFISRASLTDSSTMQQERDANQTHSKQFLVAAKNALQPMELLQRVAPWQPKLPYISCTLPPQNHFLPFSQNHVPYSYYFQEHGDLVQIINGPNTRNRAIPIPTVDAKAKRSIPTSGIRMVEAAPLMFLMGKPADEHL